One window from the genome of Candidatus Methylomirabilota bacterium encodes:
- a CDS encoding LLM class flavin-dependent oxidoreductase → MNFGTFLLMQSPSARPSREIYARAIETALAAERLGFDNIWLAEHHFSTYGYLSRPVQLATYIAARTTRLRVGTAVIVVPLHHPLVVAEEIATLETLAPGRIDIGLGRGYQHYEFERFGLELESGRARWEESVDIILKAFEGKPFAYDGKLFKIPETTIFPQPTGSRPPIWITAQSPDSVEGAVRRGFNVLTGGFGVPVERMAEFRRLFDRMVAEVKPDPPLRVGVQRAVYVTTDEADARAAAEEARWNMRVTLSLRHHYERVEGGQAVPVPAPTEPTVDDLLDRYLVIGTPETCIRQIQRLQREVGITHFNCSFWFGDLEQSRVLRSMELFARDVMPAFS, encoded by the coding sequence ATGAACTTCGGAACGTTCCTGCTGATGCAGTCGCCCTCTGCGCGGCCCTCCCGAGAGATCTACGCGCGCGCGATCGAGACGGCGCTCGCCGCCGAGCGCCTCGGCTTCGACAACATCTGGCTCGCCGAGCACCACTTCTCCACCTACGGGTACCTCTCCCGCCCGGTGCAGCTGGCCACCTACATCGCGGCGCGGACCACGCGCTTGCGCGTGGGCACCGCGGTCATCGTGGTGCCGCTGCACCACCCGCTGGTGGTGGCCGAGGAGATCGCCACGCTCGAGACGCTGGCCCCGGGCCGAATCGACATCGGCCTGGGTCGCGGCTACCAGCACTACGAGTTCGAGCGCTTCGGCCTGGAGCTGGAGAGCGGGCGCGCGCGGTGGGAGGAATCCGTCGACATCATCCTGAAGGCGTTCGAGGGCAAGCCGTTCGCCTACGACGGCAAGCTGTTCAAGATCCCGGAGACGACGATCTTCCCGCAGCCGACCGGCTCGCGCCCGCCGATCTGGATCACCGCGCAGAGCCCGGACTCGGTGGAGGGCGCGGTGCGCCGCGGGTTCAACGTGCTGACCGGCGGCTTCGGCGTGCCGGTCGAGCGCATGGCCGAGTTCCGCCGGCTGTTCGACCGCATGGTGGCCGAGGTCAAGCCCGACCCGCCGCTCCGGGTGGGCGTGCAGCGCGCGGTGTACGTGACCACCGACGAGGCCGACGCCCGTGCCGCCGCCGAGGAGGCGCGCTGGAACATGCGCGTGACGCTCAGCCTGCGTCATCACTATGAACGCGTCGAGGGCGGACAGGCCGTCCCGGTGCCCGCGCCCACCGAGCCCACCGTGGACGATCTGCTCGACCGCTACCTGGTCATCGGCACGCCCGAGACCTGCATCCGCCAGATCCAGCGGCTGCAGCGTGAGGTCGGCATCACCCACTTCAACTGCAGCTTCTGGTTCGGCGACCTCGAGCAGTCGCGCGTGCTGCGCTCCATGGAGCTCTTCGCCCGCGACGTCATGCCCGCCTTCTCCTGA
- a CDS encoding amidohydrolase family protein codes for MRYSLRVTIDVHTHIFPSAWPDFAARYGGDRWPRLDGDPASGCRLYLGTTLNRTLTPHAFDPMRRVEDMDRTGVERQLLSPAPPTFCYWAPGPAAAEWCRMQNDAIAELVARSPRRFLGAGGLPLQAPDLAVKELERVATTLRFPAVELGANVGGLDLDDESLSPVWDAAAALGIAIFVHPQAPILGDPRFRKNNLTQVAGFPLETALAMTRVIFGSVLERWPRIRWCFAHGGGAFAYILPRLDRGWEAIGEAHRAIAQPPSAYVRRVWVDSLTLSPKVLAFALDTFGPERIVLGSDYPFKMGVDDPVSALEALGLDAATRRRLTRDNAREFLALP; via the coding sequence GTGAGGTATTCTCTCCGGGTGACCATCGACGTCCACACCCACATCTTCCCGAGCGCCTGGCCGGATTTCGCGGCCCGCTACGGCGGCGATCGCTGGCCGCGCCTGGATGGCGATCCCGCGTCGGGCTGCCGCCTGTATCTGGGCACGACGCTCAACCGCACGCTCACCCCGCACGCGTTCGATCCGATGCGGCGGGTCGAGGACATGGACCGGACCGGCGTGGAGCGGCAGCTGCTCTCCCCGGCTCCGCCCACCTTCTGCTACTGGGCGCCCGGCCCGGCCGCGGCCGAGTGGTGCCGCATGCAGAACGACGCGATCGCCGAGCTGGTCGCCCGCAGTCCCCGCCGCTTCCTGGGCGCGGGCGGGCTGCCGCTACAGGCTCCGGATCTGGCGGTCAAGGAGCTGGAGCGGGTGGCGACGACGCTCCGCTTTCCGGCCGTGGAGCTCGGCGCCAACGTCGGCGGCCTCGACCTCGACGACGAGAGCCTGAGCCCGGTGTGGGACGCGGCGGCCGCGCTCGGCATCGCCATCTTCGTGCACCCGCAGGCCCCGATCCTGGGCGACCCGCGCTTCCGCAAGAACAACCTCACCCAGGTGGCGGGCTTCCCGCTCGAGACCGCGCTGGCCATGACCCGCGTGATCTTCGGCTCGGTGCTCGAGCGCTGGCCGCGCATCCGCTGGTGCTTCGCGCACGGCGGCGGCGCGTTCGCCTACATCCTGCCGCGGCTCGACAGGGGCTGGGAGGCGATCGGCGAGGCCCACCGCGCCATCGCCCAGCCGCCCAGCGCCTACGTGCGCCGCGTCTGGGTGGACTCGCTGACGCTCTCGCCGAAAGTCCTCGCCTTCGCTCTCGACACCTTCGGGCCCGAGCGCATCGTGCTGGGCAGCGACTATCCGTTCAAGATGGGCGTGGACGATCCGGTGAGCGCGCTCGAGGCGCTCGGGCTGGACGCGGCCACCCGCCGCCGCCTGACCCGCGACAACGCGCGGGAGTTCCTCGCGCTGCCCTGA
- a CDS encoding thiamine pyrophosphate-dependent dehydrogenase E1 component subunit alpha yields the protein MTEPRLELEQHLHMYRQMAKIRAFEEQVNELYKGAKMPGLAHLYVGEEAVAVGVCEALKRDDFITSTHRGHGHCLAKGASVSRMFAELLGKEPGYCRGKGGSMHIADPETGNLGANAIVGGSAGIATGAALSAKMRGSGQVAVCFFGDGALGQGLLYECMNMAALWKLPVIYVCENNLYGEYTPGTETVAGEILSRPRAVGVHAESVDGQDVQAVFATMKRLVERARRGEGPAFLECKTYRYYGHHVGDVNREYRTRDEERDWMTNRDPLQTLASRLLQQRLAEQTVFDRIHADVKTEIEKGVQYALDAPFPKPEQVDEDVYA from the coding sequence ATGACGGAGCCAAGGCTGGAGCTGGAGCAGCACCTGCACATGTACCGGCAGATGGCGAAGATCCGCGCCTTCGAGGAGCAGGTCAACGAGCTGTACAAGGGCGCCAAGATGCCGGGCCTGGCCCACCTCTACGTGGGGGAGGAGGCGGTCGCGGTCGGCGTGTGCGAGGCGCTCAAGCGCGACGACTTCATCACGAGCACGCACCGGGGCCACGGCCACTGCCTGGCCAAGGGCGCCTCGGTGAGCCGGATGTTCGCCGAGCTGCTCGGCAAGGAGCCGGGCTACTGCCGCGGCAAGGGCGGCTCGATGCACATCGCCGATCCGGAGACCGGCAACCTCGGCGCCAACGCGATCGTGGGGGGGTCCGCGGGTATCGCCACCGGCGCCGCGCTCTCCGCGAAGATGCGCGGGAGCGGCCAGGTCGCGGTGTGCTTCTTCGGCGATGGCGCGCTCGGGCAGGGGCTCCTCTACGAGTGCATGAACATGGCCGCGCTGTGGAAGCTGCCGGTGATCTACGTCTGCGAGAACAACCTCTACGGCGAGTACACCCCGGGCACCGAGACGGTGGCGGGCGAGATCCTCTCGCGCCCGCGCGCGGTCGGGGTGCACGCGGAGAGCGTGGACGGCCAGGACGTGCAGGCGGTGTTCGCCACGATGAAGCGGCTGGTGGAGCGCGCGCGCCGCGGCGAGGGGCCCGCGTTCCTCGAGTGCAAGACCTACCGCTACTACGGCCACCACGTCGGCGACGTCAACCGCGAGTACCGCACGCGGGACGAGGAGCGCGACTGGATGACCAATCGCGATCCGCTCCAGACCCTCGCCTCCCGGCTGCTGCAGCAGCGCCTCGCCGAGCAGACGGTCTTCGACCGGATCCACGCCGACGTGAAGACCGAGATCGAGAAGGGCGTGCAGTACGCGCTCGACGCCCCGTTCCCGAAGCCGGAGCAGGTGGACGAAGACGTGTATGCCTAG
- a CDS encoding formyl-CoA transferase — MSAQALTGIRVVDVTNNQAGPSCGQMLAWLGADVIKVEEPGRGDVARYSQRDRPDADALFFLAFNANKRSLTLNLKHPDGQAVFRALLRTADVLLENFGPGVIERLGFGYPAVREINPRLVYASIKGFGTYGPYRDYKSYEPIAQAMGGAMSVTGFADGPPTFTWPSIGDSGTGMHCVIGILAALMQRHATGEGQRVEVSMQDAVVNLIRVSLRDHQRFGRVMERTGNQLGANVPGTTYRCHPGGPNDYVFVFVQQQMWHPLLKAIGRDDLIGDARYETSEARARHRDEVNRFVEEWTSRRAKHDVMAILAGAGVPCGACLDTGEVLTDPHLLARDMIVEVDHPVRGRFVTVGNPIKLSASSTTIRPSPLLGEHRGEILAELGYSDEQIRALEKDGAI, encoded by the coding sequence ATGAGCGCCCAGGCCCTGACCGGCATCCGCGTCGTGGACGTCACCAACAACCAGGCGGGTCCCTCCTGCGGCCAGATGCTCGCCTGGCTCGGAGCCGACGTGATCAAGGTGGAGGAGCCCGGCCGCGGCGACGTGGCGCGCTACTCGCAGCGGGACCGGCCGGACGCCGACGCGCTCTTCTTCCTCGCCTTCAACGCCAACAAGCGGAGCCTCACGCTGAACCTCAAGCATCCGGACGGCCAGGCCGTCTTCCGCGCCCTGCTCCGGACCGCGGACGTGCTGCTGGAGAACTTCGGCCCCGGGGTCATCGAGCGCCTGGGTTTCGGCTATCCGGCGGTGCGTGAGATCAACCCGCGCCTCGTCTACGCGTCGATCAAGGGCTTCGGCACCTACGGGCCGTATCGCGACTACAAGAGCTACGAGCCGATCGCGCAGGCGATGGGCGGGGCGATGAGCGTCACCGGATTCGCGGACGGGCCGCCGACCTTCACCTGGCCGTCCATCGGCGATTCCGGCACCGGCATGCACTGCGTGATCGGCATCCTCGCCGCCCTCATGCAGCGGCACGCGACCGGCGAGGGGCAGCGGGTCGAGGTCTCGATGCAGGACGCGGTGGTGAACCTGATCCGGGTGAGCCTGCGCGATCACCAGCGCTTCGGCCGGGTCATGGAGCGCACCGGCAACCAGCTGGGCGCGAACGTGCCCGGCACCACCTACCGCTGCCATCCCGGCGGCCCCAACGACTACGTGTTCGTCTTCGTCCAGCAGCAGATGTGGCACCCGCTGCTGAAGGCCATCGGCCGCGACGACCTGATCGGCGACGCGCGCTACGAGACGTCGGAGGCGCGCGCCCGTCACCGCGACGAGGTCAACCGCTTCGTGGAGGAGTGGACGTCGCGGCGCGCGAAGCACGACGTGATGGCGATCCTGGCCGGCGCCGGCGTGCCCTGCGGGGCGTGTCTGGACACCGGCGAGGTGCTCACCGATCCGCACCTGCTCGCCCGCGACATGATCGTCGAGGTCGACCACCCGGTGCGGGGACGCTTCGTCACCGTCGGCAATCCAATCAAGCTCTCGGCGTCGTCGACCACGATTCGGCCGTCGCCCCTGCTCGGCGAGCACCGCGGAGAGATCCTCGCCGAGCTGGGCTACTCCGACGAGCAGATCCGCGCGCTCGAGAAGGACGGCGCGATCTAG
- a CDS encoding TauD/TfdA family dioxygenase: MATQTIGAVSFRQVGPCLAAEVDGLDLTRPLSPDEVAAVHAGMDRYAVLVFHDQPLTDEQQLAFTRSLGEIEHAIGTGLREQYRLPTTFADVSNLDVNNQVFARDSRTRLFSLGNRLWHSDSSFKMVPAKYSLLHARAIPSRGGNTEFADMRAGYDALDQETKDRVADLICEHSQLYSRSLLGFTEFTDEERERFTPVRQVLVRTHPGHRRKSLYLSSHAGDIVGWPVPEARAFLRDLNEIATQREFVYSHRWRVGDLVMWDNRQTMHRARPFPEHEPRDVRRTTLMGDGPTTAQVAAA, translated from the coding sequence ATGGCGACCCAGACGATCGGCGCGGTGAGCTTCCGTCAGGTGGGACCCTGCCTGGCGGCCGAGGTCGACGGCCTCGACCTGACCCGGCCGCTGTCACCGGACGAGGTGGCCGCGGTGCACGCGGGCATGGATCGGTACGCGGTACTGGTCTTCCACGACCAGCCGCTCACCGACGAGCAGCAGCTCGCCTTCACGCGCAGCCTGGGCGAGATCGAGCACGCCATCGGCACCGGCCTGCGCGAGCAGTACCGGCTGCCGACCACCTTCGCCGACGTGTCGAACCTGGACGTCAACAACCAGGTGTTCGCGCGCGACAGCCGCACGCGGCTCTTCTCGCTCGGCAACCGTCTCTGGCACTCCGACAGCTCCTTCAAGATGGTCCCCGCGAAGTACTCGCTGCTGCATGCGCGCGCGATCCCGTCGAGGGGCGGCAACACCGAGTTCGCGGACATGCGGGCCGGCTATGACGCCCTCGACCAGGAGACCAAGGACCGCGTCGCCGACCTGATCTGCGAGCACTCGCAGCTCTACTCGCGCTCGCTGCTGGGCTTCACCGAGTTCACCGACGAGGAGCGCGAGCGCTTCACGCCGGTGCGCCAGGTGCTGGTGCGCACCCATCCCGGCCACCGGCGCAAGTCGCTCTATCTCTCCTCCCACGCCGGCGACATCGTGGGCTGGCCGGTGCCGGAGGCGCGCGCGTTCCTGCGCGATCTCAACGAGATCGCGACCCAGCGCGAGTTCGTCTACTCGCACCGGTGGCGCGTCGGCGATCTGGTCATGTGGGACAACCGCCAGACCATGCATCGCGCGCGGCCGTTCCCCGAGCACGAGCCGCGCGACGTGCGGCGCACTACCCTGATGGGCGACGGCCCCACCACCGCGCAGGTCGCGGCCGCGTGA
- a CDS encoding LLM class flavin-dependent oxidoreductase, producing the protein MKFGLFFQAPEAPGQSHVQRYAEMIELIGLADTLGFDVAWLAELHFGGAFSLLSNPLMAVPVIAQRAPRIRIGTAVTLLPLHHPLACAEQAATADLLSGGRLELGVGRGSIPSQFHGFRVPLSESRSRFVEALDIIRLAWTRERFSYAGAHYQVEDVSVVPRPVQRPHPPIRVAVHSAESFAHIGGLGLPIYSGTTTTPLPQLREFTALYRERLAAGGHAWQPDQMALMLPVHVGETGGAARDAMRPGVRKYYENLRTIFSALPDSYAEHLPRLKIIQDTLANLPYEKFFRDQAVFGDAAEVVDRLQAVIEEFSLSQVICWFDQGSMLPRAEVETTMRRFVEQVMPKLS; encoded by the coding sequence GTGAAGTTCGGCCTGTTCTTCCAGGCTCCGGAGGCGCCGGGGCAGAGTCACGTCCAGCGCTACGCGGAGATGATCGAGCTGATCGGCCTCGCCGACACGCTCGGCTTCGACGTGGCGTGGCTGGCCGAGCTGCACTTCGGCGGCGCCTTCTCGCTGCTCTCGAACCCGCTCATGGCGGTGCCGGTCATCGCCCAGCGCGCCCCGCGCATCCGCATCGGTACCGCGGTGACGCTCTTGCCGCTGCACCACCCGCTGGCCTGCGCCGAGCAGGCCGCGACCGCCGACCTCCTCTCGGGCGGGCGGCTCGAGCTGGGGGTGGGGCGCGGCTCCATCCCGAGCCAGTTTCACGGCTTCCGGGTGCCGCTGTCCGAGAGCCGCAGCCGATTCGTCGAGGCGCTCGACATCATCCGGCTCGCCTGGACGCGCGAGCGGTTCAGCTACGCGGGTGCGCACTACCAGGTGGAGGACGTGTCCGTGGTGCCCCGCCCGGTCCAGCGGCCGCACCCGCCGATCCGGGTTGCGGTGCACTCCGCGGAGAGCTTCGCCCACATCGGCGGCCTCGGCCTGCCGATCTACTCGGGCACCACCACCACGCCGCTGCCCCAGCTGCGCGAGTTCACGGCCCTCTATCGCGAGCGGCTGGCCGCGGGCGGGCACGCGTGGCAGCCCGACCAGATGGCGCTGATGCTGCCGGTGCACGTGGGCGAGACCGGGGGCGCGGCCCGCGACGCGATGCGACCGGGCGTGCGCAAGTACTACGAGAACCTCCGCACCATCTTCTCGGCGCTGCCCGACTCCTACGCCGAGCACCTGCCGCGCTTGAAGATCATCCAGGACACCCTCGCGAATCTGCCCTACGAGAAGTTCTTCCGCGATCAGGCGGTGTTCGGCGACGCCGCCGAGGTGGTCGACCGGCTGCAGGCGGTGATCGAGGAGTTCTCGCTCTCGCAGGTGATCTGCTGGTTCGACCAGGGCTCGATGCTGCCGCGCGCCGAGGTCGAGACCACCATGCGGCGGTTCGTCGAGCAGGTCATGCCGAAGCTCTCGTGA
- a CDS encoding 4-hydroxyphenylacetate 3-hydroxylase N-terminal domain-containing protein, with translation MRTGGEYREALRDGRRVWVVGEGLIEDVTVHPATRAMVDEYAAWYDRHHDPEWREVLLTPPDASGARAPWAFALPGSAADLRAMGRSYAATIFLTAGNMTHTPGYGNLIALGIHDVVRQRNVSPDQVASAAAYRDLLARTGRFLTFSAGAATIGYRLREDPDQRAALRVVRETDAGLVLSGKVGMHTSPVYAEDVYIGAHCGVDRDGHRATFVVPVSARGVTVLCRKLSARHANPFLAPLSSRFDELDGQMWLEDVLVPWDRVFLTEASPDPIAAWCFWHQLYAWLAKAEFTLGLALACAHAMGLRDHEPTIEHLIDLVVDVQTVRSCQAAAELDPDASAAGYSMPGRVHVAAGSIAMQKARQRMAEILRIVPGSSLVVAPSDKDLASPEVAAGLEESFGGGEYTALQRAALLQLAADHVASALDGRESAFELHANGGLMAWRGRLRRAFTDYNDLANGVLRALSLEMPAIDLDHLRQIALPQRRPVTPPRRD, from the coding sequence GTGAGGACCGGCGGCGAGTACCGCGAAGCCCTGCGCGACGGCCGCCGGGTCTGGGTCGTCGGCGAGGGGCTCATCGAGGACGTGACGGTCCATCCGGCCACCCGCGCGATGGTCGACGAGTACGCCGCGTGGTACGACCGGCACCACGATCCCGAGTGGCGAGAGGTGCTCCTCACCCCGCCCGACGCGAGCGGCGCGCGGGCGCCGTGGGCCTTCGCACTGCCCGGGAGCGCGGCGGACCTGCGCGCGATGGGGCGCAGCTACGCGGCGACCATCTTCCTGACCGCGGGCAACATGACCCACACGCCCGGCTACGGTAACCTCATCGCGCTCGGCATTCACGACGTGGTCCGGCAGCGCAACGTCTCGCCGGACCAGGTCGCGAGCGCGGCGGCGTATCGCGACCTGCTCGCGCGCACCGGCCGCTTTCTCACGTTCTCGGCCGGCGCCGCCACGATCGGCTATCGACTCCGCGAGGATCCCGATCAGCGCGCGGCGCTCCGCGTCGTGCGCGAGACGGACGCGGGGCTCGTGCTGAGCGGCAAGGTGGGCATGCACACGAGCCCGGTCTACGCGGAGGACGTCTACATCGGCGCTCACTGCGGAGTGGACCGCGACGGCCACCGGGCCACGTTCGTGGTGCCGGTGAGCGCGCGAGGCGTCACCGTCCTGTGTCGAAAACTCTCGGCCCGGCACGCGAATCCGTTCCTGGCCCCGCTCAGCAGCCGCTTCGACGAGCTGGACGGGCAGATGTGGCTCGAGGACGTGCTGGTGCCGTGGGACCGCGTGTTCCTCACCGAGGCCTCGCCCGATCCGATCGCGGCGTGGTGCTTCTGGCATCAGCTCTACGCGTGGCTCGCCAAGGCCGAGTTCACCCTCGGCCTCGCGCTGGCGTGCGCCCACGCGATGGGGCTCCGCGACCACGAGCCGACCATCGAGCATCTGATCGACCTGGTGGTGGACGTGCAGACCGTGCGGAGCTGTCAGGCCGCGGCCGAGCTCGATCCCGACGCGTCGGCGGCGGGCTACTCCATGCCCGGCCGCGTCCACGTGGCGGCGGGCAGCATCGCGATGCAGAAGGCGCGGCAGCGCATGGCGGAGATCCTGCGGATCGTGCCCGGCTCGTCGTTGGTGGTGGCGCCGTCGGACAAGGACCTGGCTTCACCCGAGGTGGCGGCGGGGCTCGAGGAATCGTTCGGCGGCGGTGAGTACACCGCGCTGCAGCGCGCGGCCTTGCTGCAGCTGGCCGCCGATCACGTGGCGTCGGCCCTGGACGGTCGCGAGTCCGCCTTCGAGCTGCACGCCAACGGCGGCCTCATGGCATGGCGCGGGCGCCTGCGCCGCGCGTTCACCGACTACAACGACCTCGCCAATGGCGTGCTGCGCGCGCTCAGCCTCGAGATGCCGGCGATCGACCTGGACCACCTCCGCCAGATCGCCCTGCCGCAGCGCCGCCCGGTCACTCCCCCTCGCCGCGACTGA
- a CDS encoding MBL fold metallo-hydrolase, with product MKRVGTTLGLSLAIAMGVVACASMSGGGRDHVARAVQAQGGTDAMAKVKTISQKGTERQWAPEQSAVAGGEMRFANQATMESVTDVTMRATRTDWVRDFQYPAPNKFTFSEVVTAQAGYVAGIDSGGRTRQSLESNPPAHTMSGLRLAASQRELVRTSPLLAFEMQQNPDRVSAAPDVTVGGVTYKAAAYRVGAQTLTVMFDPATGLPARVRSFDYDNVWGDVTYDLVLSDWQVVDGVRVATSRKYELNDRMIVETKITETKLNAPIAADRLQIPAAYLTGAPKPATERVPYQWVLRRQFIGAYLDSDAPSYDTRASPGLRMVQLGPGVQHVVGGSHNSLIVEMKDYLVVFDAPVSDWQSNWTLSAAHAKYLKKPVKYLVLTHHHMDHTGGLRAYAADGVTIVTGKGTAEHWKRVLAAPFTRNPDVASQDLGRTPIVEVADKWTITDGQRQVEAYVIAPNPHADGMMIGYVVDQKLGFVTDIWSPGAPLGDKLNPLQASLVAGVKKAGIQPTKFAGGHGSTADYATLTALDGK from the coding sequence ATGAAGCGTGTCGGGACGACGCTCGGGTTGTCGCTGGCCATCGCGATGGGCGTCGTGGCGTGCGCCTCCATGTCGGGGGGCGGACGTGACCACGTCGCCCGCGCGGTTCAGGCTCAGGGCGGCACCGACGCCATGGCCAAGGTGAAGACGATCTCCCAGAAGGGGACGGAGCGTCAGTGGGCGCCCGAGCAATCGGCGGTCGCCGGCGGCGAGATGCGCTTCGCGAACCAGGCGACCATGGAGTCGGTGACCGACGTGACCATGCGCGCCACGCGAACGGACTGGGTCCGCGACTTCCAGTACCCGGCGCCGAACAAGTTCACCTTCAGCGAGGTCGTGACCGCCCAGGCCGGCTACGTCGCCGGCATCGACAGCGGCGGCCGCACCAGGCAGAGCCTGGAGTCGAATCCGCCCGCGCACACCATGTCCGGGCTCCGCCTGGCCGCGTCCCAGCGCGAGCTGGTCCGCACCTCGCCGCTCCTGGCCTTCGAGATGCAGCAGAATCCCGACCGCGTCTCCGCCGCGCCCGACGTCACGGTCGGCGGCGTGACCTACAAGGCGGCCGCCTACCGGGTGGGCGCCCAGACGCTCACCGTGATGTTCGATCCCGCCACCGGGCTGCCCGCGCGAGTCCGCTCGTTCGACTACGACAACGTCTGGGGCGACGTCACCTACGATCTGGTGCTGTCGGACTGGCAGGTCGTGGACGGCGTGCGCGTGGCCACCAGCCGGAAATACGAGCTCAACGACCGGATGATCGTGGAGACCAAGATCACCGAGACGAAGCTCAACGCGCCCATCGCGGCGGATCGGCTCCAGATCCCGGCCGCCTATCTCACCGGGGCCCCCAAGCCGGCCACCGAGCGCGTGCCCTACCAGTGGGTGCTTCGCCGCCAGTTCATCGGCGCCTATCTCGACTCCGACGCGCCGAGCTATGACACCCGCGCCTCGCCCGGCCTGCGGATGGTGCAGCTGGGCCCCGGCGTCCAGCACGTGGTGGGCGGCTCGCACAACAGCCTCATCGTGGAGATGAAGGACTACCTGGTGGTGTTCGACGCGCCGGTCTCCGACTGGCAGTCGAACTGGACGCTCAGCGCCGCGCACGCGAAGTACCTCAAGAAGCCGGTGAAGTATCTCGTGCTCACGCACCACCACATGGACCACACCGGCGGCCTGCGCGCCTACGCGGCCGACGGGGTGACCATCGTGACCGGCAAGGGCACCGCCGAGCACTGGAAGCGCGTCCTCGCCGCGCCCTTCACGCGCAATCCCGACGTGGCCTCGCAGGACCTGGGCCGCACTCCGATCGTCGAGGTGGCCGACAAGTGGACGATCACCGACGGCCAGCGGCAGGTCGAGGCCTACGTCATCGCCCCCAATCCGCACGCCGACGGCATGATGATCGGCTACGTCGTCGACCAGAAGCTGGGCTTCGTCACCGACATCTGGAGCCCGGGCGCGCCGCTGGGAGACAAGCTCAACCCACTGCAGGCTTCGCTGGTGGCCGGCGTGAAGAAGGCGGGCATCCAGCCCACCAAGTTCGCGGGCGGCCACGGCTCGACCGCCGACTACGCCACCCTGACCGCCCTCGACGGCAAATAG
- a CDS encoding alpha-ketoacid dehydrogenase subunit beta, translated as MSERELTYGEAVKEAIAEEMRRDPRVFLIGEDVAEAGHPFKTLVGLVQEFGTDRIIDTPISEPGYAGIGVGAAMTGMRPVVDVMFGDFITLTMDQMVNQAAKAHYMSGGKIKVPIVFRTTLGATRRSAAQHSQSLHAWVSHIPGLKVALPSGPYEAKGLMKTAIRDDSPVVIFEDKMMYRVKGPVPEGDYTIPFGVAEVKRAGRDITIVATSSMVPVSLGAAKLLEDAGISAEVIDPRTTWPLDKQTLIDSAKKTSRALVVDEGYERYGVTAEIAAVIADGAFYHLDAPVKRMGAMDVPVPFSPVLEDLTVPSERTVFEAARALCRR; from the coding sequence ATGAGCGAGCGAGAGCTGACGTACGGTGAAGCGGTCAAGGAAGCCATCGCCGAGGAGATGCGGCGCGACCCCCGGGTCTTCCTCATCGGGGAGGACGTGGCCGAGGCCGGGCATCCCTTCAAGACCCTGGTCGGGCTCGTGCAGGAGTTCGGCACCGACCGGATCATCGACACCCCGATCTCCGAGCCGGGCTACGCGGGTATCGGGGTGGGCGCCGCGATGACCGGCATGCGGCCGGTGGTGGACGTCATGTTCGGCGACTTCATCACCTTGACCATGGACCAGATGGTGAACCAGGCCGCCAAGGCGCACTACATGTCGGGCGGCAAGATCAAGGTGCCGATCGTGTTCCGCACCACGCTCGGGGCCACCCGCCGCTCGGCCGCGCAGCACTCGCAGTCGCTCCACGCGTGGGTGAGCCACATCCCCGGGCTGAAGGTCGCGCTGCCCTCGGGGCCGTACGAGGCCAAGGGGCTCATGAAGACCGCGATCCGCGACGACAGTCCGGTGGTGATCTTCGAGGACAAGATGATGTACCGCGTGAAGGGGCCGGTGCCCGAGGGCGACTACACGATCCCGTTCGGGGTGGCCGAGGTGAAGCGCGCGGGCCGCGACATCACCATCGTCGCCACCAGCAGCATGGTCCCAGTTTCACTCGGGGCCGCCAAGCTTTTGGAGGACGCCGGCATCAGCGCGGAGGTGATCGATCCGCGCACGACGTGGCCGCTCGACAAGCAGACGCTGATCGACTCGGCCAAGAAGACGTCGCGCGCGCTGGTGGTGGACGAGGGCTACGAGCGTTACGGGGTGACCGCCGAGATCGCCGCGGTGATCGCGGACGGCGCCTTCTATCATCTCGACGCTCCGGTGAAGCGCATGGGCGCCATGGACGTGCCGGTGCCATTCTCGCCCGTGCTGGAGGATCTGACGGTGCCGTCGGAGAGGACCGTCTTCGAGGCGGCCCGCGCGCTGTGCCGCCGCTAG